The Mercurialis annua linkage group LG2, ddMerAnnu1.2, whole genome shotgun sequence genome contains a region encoding:
- the LOC126667926 gene encoding isoleucine--tRNA ligase, chloroplastic/mitochondrial has translation MSLLKSLALSPGEATIAMLHSSSSWVFLQRSCSSSSRNITAVKLMYLNRRNSSSVKVFSFLNTTRCYSTYSVDEFGSSSKRRSRGPVMAAKKASDGEKQEGKYKHTVNLPKTTFSMRANALTREPEIQKLWNDNQVFKRVVDKNDRGSFILHDGPPYANGDLHIGHAMNKILKDIINRYKILENYKVYFVPGWDCHGLPIELKVLQSLDQDARKDLTPSKLRTKAAKFAKATVKTQMESFKRYGVWADWDNPYLTLDPEYEAAQIEVFGQMALQGYIYRGRKPVHWSPSSRTALAEAELEYPEGHVSKSIYAIFKIVSVPPTSGSLLEEFFPDLCLAIWTTTPWTVPANAAVAVNAKLQYAVVEVQPLENASTSSENKKRRFGNVLREPKQPFLVVASELVPVLEAKWNVKLVIKKTVSGSALENCRYTHPIDNRECPVVIGGDYITTESGTGLVHTAPGHGQEDYVTGMKYGLPVFSPVDDDGKFTEEAAQFSGLDVLGDGNIAVVKYLDEQMSIIMEESYEHKYPYDWRTKKPTIFRATEQWFASVEGFRQAAMDAIGRVKWVPPQAEKRISTMTSSRSDWCISRQRTWGVPIPVFYHVETKEPLMNADTIDHVKTIVAQKGSDAWWYMTVENLLPDKYRDRASEFEKGTDTMDVWFDSGSSWAAVLGRRNGLSYPADLYLEGSDQHRGWFQSSLLTSIATKGKAPYSSVITHGFVLDEKGFKMSKSLGNVVDPRTIIEGGKSTGGAPAYGADVLRLWVSSVDYTGDVMIGPQILRQMSDIYRKMRGTLRYLLGNLHDWNANDAVPYDDLPMIDKHALYQLENVVKNIREGYENYQFFKIFQIIQRFVIVDLSNFYFDVAKDRLYVGGMTSFTRKSCQTVLAAHLLCIVRVVAPILPHLAEDVWQNLPFPYLVEDGSVAKFVFELKWPALNEKWLSFPAEEIDFWGRILELRTEVNKVLEAARTGKLIGSSLEAKVYLHTSDAKLASKFHGICAASNDADPLHRIFITSQVEVLELFDKQLIETIPYTGEFLIEGDNKVWIGVSRADGLKCERCWNYTPNVGSFAEHPTLCSRCHNVVAVQTEPALAASH, from the exons ATGTCTCTGCTGAAATCCTTGGCGTTGAGTCCTGGAGAAGCCACCATTGCCATGCTTCACTCTTCTTCCTCTTGG GTTTTTTTGCAGAGGAGTTGTTCATCATCGTCTAGAAATATTACTGCAGTGAAATTGATGTATTTGAATAGGCGGAATTCTTCTTCGGTTAAAGTTTTCTCGTTTTTGAATACTACAAGATGTTATAGTACATATTCTGTTGATGAATTTGGTTCTTCTTCGAAGAGGAGATCTCGTGGACCTGTAATGGCGGCTAAAAAAGCGTCTGATG GGGAAAAACAAGAAGGTAAGTACAAGCATACAGTGAATTTACCAAAGACAACCTTTAGTATGAGAGCAAACGCTTTGACTAGAGAGCCCGAGATTCAAAAATTATGGAATGATAACCAGGTTTTCAAGAGAGTGGTTGATAAGAACGATAGA GGAAGTTTCATTTTGCATGATGGTCCTCCTTATGCTAATGGTGATCTACACATTGGTCATGCCATGAATAAAATCTTGAAGGATATAATTAACCGTTATAAG ATTCTTGAAAATTATAAGGTCTATTTTGTGCCTGGTTGGGATTGTCATGGCCTGCCAATTGAGTTGAAAG TTCTGCAATCATTGGATCAGGATGCCAGAAAGGATCTGACACCATCAAAATTACGAACAAAGGCAGCCAAATTTGCTAAAGCAACTGTCAAAACTCAGATGGAATCATTTAAG CGCTATGGAGTTTGGGCAGACTGGGATAACCCTTATCTAACTCTGGATCCAGAATATGAAGCAGCCCAG ATTGAAGTGTTTGGCCAGATGGCCCTTCAAGGATACATCTATAGGGGCAGGAAACCAGTTCACTGGAGTCCTTCATCTCGTACCGCTCTTGCAGAGGCTGAGTTGGAG TATCCTGAGGGACATGTTTCAAAAAGCATATATGCCATATTCAAAATAGTAAGCGTGCCTCCTACTTCGGGTTCATTATTAGAGGAATTCTTTCCAGATTTGTGTCTGGCAATATGGACGACAACTCCCTGGACTGTTCCGGCTAATGCGG CTGTTGCGGTCAATGCCAAGCTCCAGTATGCTGTCGTTGAAGTGCAACCCTTGGAGAATGCCTCTACGTcctctgaaaataaaaaaagacgCTTTGGCAATGTATTGAGGGAGCCAAAACAGCCTTTTCTTGTTGTAGCATCTGAACTGGTGCCAGTTCTAGAGGCAAAATGGAATGTGAAGCTTGTGATAAAGAAAACCGTGTCCGGATCAGCTCTTGAAAATTGCCG GTATACTCATCCAATAGATAACAGAGAATGCCCAGTTGTCATTGGAGGAGATTATATTACAACAGAATCAGGAACTGGACTGGTACATACTGCTCCTGGTCATGGTCAGGAGGATTATGTAACTGGAATGAAATATGGACTGCCTGTATTTTCCCCTGTTGATGATGATGGAAAGTTCACTGAAGAAGCTGCACAGTTTAGTGGGCTTGATGTACTTGGGGATGGTAACATAGCTGTAGTGAAGTACCTGGATGAACAAATGTCTATTATTATGGAAGAATCATATG AGCACAAATATCCATATGATTGGCGAACTAAAAAACCTACTATATTCAGGGCCACTGAGCAATGGTTTGCATCAGTAGAAGGATTTCGTCAGGCTGCCATGGATGCAATTGGCCGCGTAAAATGGGTTCCACCTCAG GCAGAAAAAAGAATTTCTACAATGACTTCTAGCCGGTCGGACTGGTGCATATCAAGGCAAAGGACATGGGGTGTCCCTATTCCAGTCTTTTATCATGTGGAGACAAAGGAACCCCTTATGAATGCAGATACCATTGATCATGTCAAGA CTATAGTAGCCCAGAAAGGCAGTGACGCATGGTGGTACATGACAGTGGAGAATCTACTCCCAGACAAGTACCGTGATAGAGCATCTGAGTTTGAAAAGGGCACAGATACGATGGATGTCTGGTTTGATTCAG GTTCTTCATGGGCTGCTGTGCTGGGAAGAAGAAATGGCCTTAGTTATCCTGCAGATCTATATCTTGAAGGTTCAGATCAGCACCGAGGGTGGTTCCAGAGCTCTTTATTGACAAGTATAGCAACTAAAG GAAAGGCCCCATATTCCAGTGTCATAACTCATGGATTTGTGTTAGATGAGAAGGGTTTCAAGATGAGCAAATCCTTGGGTAATGTTGTAGATCCACGCACCATTATTGAAGGGGGGAAAAGTACTGGG GGAGCACCAGCCTATGGGGCTGATGTCCTTCGACTTTGGGTTTCTAGCGTGGATTATACTGGTGATGTCATGATTGGTCCTCAAATTCTTCGGCAAATGTCTGATATTTACAGGAAGATGCGAGGAACATTGAGATATCTTTTGGGAAATCTACACGATTGGAAT GCTAATGATGCAGTTCCATATGATGATCTCCCCATGATTGATAAGCATGCATTATATCAGCTGGAAAATGTTGTAAAGAATATAAGAGAGGGCTATGAGaattatcaatttttcaaaatattccaG ATCATACAACGGTTTGTCATAGTTGACCTATCAAATTTCTACTTTGATGTTGCTAAAGATAGACTCTATGTTGG ggGTATGACAAGTTTTACAAGAAAAAGTTGTCAAACAGTTCTTGCGGCACATCTCCTTTGCATTGTGAGGGTTGTTGCTCCAATATTGCCTCATCTGGCTGAGGATGTTTGGCAGAATCTTCCTTTTCCGTATCTGGTTGAAGATGGTTCTGTTgcaaaatttgtttttgaactAAAGTGGCCTGCTTTGAATGAAAAATGGCTTTCTTTTCCTGCTGAAGAAATTGATTTCTGGGGAAGAATTCTTGAG CTGAGAACCGAGGTTAATAAAGTTCTGGAAGCTGCTCGTACGGGGAAGTTAATTGGTTCTAGTTTAGAAGCTAAGGTATACCTGCATACATCTGATGCAAAATTGGCTTCAAAATTCCATGGAATCTGCGCAGCAAGCAATGATGCAGATCCACTACATCGCATATTCATCACATCTCAG